The Candidatus Neomarinimicrobiota bacterium genome contains the following window.
GTACGGCAGACCACAATATCAGGCTGCAGACCGATCTCCCGCAGGCGCTGGACGCTGTGCTGAGTGGGTTTTGTCTTGAGCTCCTTGCTCTTTTCAATAAAGGGCACCAGTGTCAGGTGCATGATAAGATAGTTTTCTCGGCCCACTTCCAGACACAGCTGCCGGATAGCCTCCAGAAAGGGTTGACCCTCGATGTCGCCCACGGTACCACCGACCTCGCTGATAATCAGCTCGTATTTACGGCGGGGATTCACCTGCTTGATGCGCCGCTTGATCTCATCGGTGATGTGGGGAATCACCTGGATGGTTTGCCCCAGATAGTCGCCCCGGCGCTCCCGGTTCAAGACCTCCCAGTATACCTGGCCGGTGGTGGTATTGTTCAGCAGGGACATGTCGACATCGATGAAGCGCTCGTAGTGCCCCAGGTCCAGGTCCGTCTCAGAGCCGTCGTCCAGGACGAAGACCTCGCCGTGCTGGAAAGGACTCATCGTGCCCGGATCTATATTCAGGTAGGGATCCAGCTTCTGGATGGTGACCTTCACCCCCCGGGATTTGAGCAAGTAACCCAGGGAGGCCGAAAGAATCCCCTTCCCCAGGCCGGAGATAACCCCGCCCAGGATGAAGACGTATTTAACCGCTGGTCGCCCCTTACTCATGCCAGGCGGCTACAACACGTTCAAGGTCCTCGGGGGTGTCCACCGCCACAGCCGAATAGTCCACGGCAACCAGCCCGATCAAGGTACCCATATCCAGAGCCCGCAACTGCTCCAGGCGCTGCTCCCGCTCCCGGAGACTGGGCGGCTGGGCGCTAAGTTGAAGCAGAAAGCCCCGGCGATAGGCATATAGACCCACGTGCCGCAATTGATCACCCGCCGGGGGCACGGCGGGCAAATTCCGGTAAAAACCTACTGCCAGGCTGTTCTTCCCGATCACCTTCACAACGTTCGGATTCACAAGGTCATCGGGAGTCAGGATTGTCGATCCCACGGTGCCCATCGCCAGGTGGGGATTAGCCTGCATGTGGGCCACCAGCTGATCTACCACGCCGGCTTCCAGCTGGGGTTCATCCCCCTGAATGTTGACGATCAGTTCCGCGTCCAGGTCCTGGGCCACTTCGGCCACTCGATCAGTGCCGCTGACATGCTGGGACCCGGTCAGCACTACCCTGTCACCCAGATTGATGCAGGTCTCCGCCACCAGGGGGGAATCGGTGGCGATGATCACTTCATCTAGGGTGGCGCACTCCAAGGCTCGGCGATATACCTGGTGCACCATGGGATAATCGTGGATGGGGGCGAGGACTTTGCCAGGAAACCGGGTTGAAGCGTATCGGGCGGGGATGATGCCAATAACCGTCATTGATCGGTCTTGATGACCTGGGGGACCACGAAGAACTCGCCATCGGTGGCCCGTTTCTCGGGAGGACCGGCTTCTGTCAGCGGTGCGTTGGACAGCACCTTGTCCCGGGGCAGCGATTCTACAGGCTCGTCTTCGCGGGACACATTCACCAGATCGAGTACATGGGACAGCGGCTCCACAGCTGCCAGGTCCAGAGTCTCCAGCTTCTGCACGTGCTCCAGAATGGCGTTAATCTGCTGGGTATATACATCGCACTTATCTTCATCCAGGCGCAGCTTGGCCAGGCGTGCGATCTTTAAGAGCTCCTCCCTCGAAACGGTCTGCTTGGTGGACATTT
Protein-coding sequences here:
- the gatC gene encoding Asp-tRNA(Asn)/Glu-tRNA(Gln) amidotransferase subunit GatC produces the protein MSTKQTVSREELLKIARLAKLRLDEDKCDVYTQQINAILEHVQKLETLDLAAVEPLSHVLDLVNVSREDEPVESLPRDKVLSNAPLTEAGPPEKRATDGEFFVVPQVIKTDQ
- the kdsB gene encoding 3-deoxy-manno-octulosonate cytidylyltransferase is translated as MTVIGIIPARYASTRFPGKVLAPIHDYPMVHQVYRRALECATLDEVIIATDSPLVAETCINLGDRVVLTGSQHVSGTDRVAEVAQDLDAELIVNIQGDEPQLEAGVVDQLVAHMQANPHLAMGTVGSTILTPDDLVNPNVVKVIGKNSLAVGFYRNLPAVPPAGDQLRHVGLYAYRRGFLLQLSAQPPSLREREQRLEQLRALDMGTLIGLVAVDYSAVAVDTPEDLERVVAAWHE